Proteins co-encoded in one Arachis hypogaea cultivar Tifrunner chromosome 13, arahy.Tifrunner.gnm2.J5K5, whole genome shotgun sequence genomic window:
- the LOC112736375 gene encoding transcription factor TGA2.2 isoform X1, whose translation MASQRIGGDTGLSESLITSHHHASTHGVLHGINTPSSILMNEEGAFDFGELEEAIVLQGIKTRNDEEAKASSLFITGRPAATLEMFPSWPIRFHQTSRGGCKSGGGDENTDSGSGSGVNTNTLSSKLETEPHHNHFQSQDSPISSHQQQQDQEVQLATSDASRKGPSPQQKKKGASSTSEKAVDAKVKTLRRLAQNREAARKSRLRKKAYVQQLECSRLKLTQLEKEVERARSQVAGGGGGGGGGGGAMMFDMEYGRWLEDEERQMGEVRRGLEGGISDGEMRVIVESYMSHYDDLFRLKAEGAKWDVFHIMNGTWTSPAERCFLWMGGFRPSDLVGLLIHHLEPLAEQQIIAMYGLRHSSQQAEDALSQGLEQLHHSLLHTISLPQMLAAMAKLSNLEAFLLQADHLRQQTLHQFCRFLTIRQAARCFLVIGDYYARLRALSSLWASRTLINHHDNSTMDLQTLQPSPQNHLSNF comes from the exons ATGGCGAGCCAAAGAATAGGAGGAGACACTGGTTTATCAGAGTCACTGATCACAAGTCATCACCATGCCTCTACTCATGGAGTTCTTCATGGAATCAACACCCCATCATCAATCTTAAT GAATGAAGAGGGAGCGTTTGATTTTGGAGAGCTGGAAGAGGCAATTGTTCTGCAAGGAATCAAGACTAGAAATGATGAAGAAGCCAAAGCATCAT CTTTATTCATCACAGGGAGGCCTGCAGCAACACTGGAAATGTTCCCTTCATGGCCAATCAGATTCCACCAAACCTCAAGA GGAGGTTGCAAGTCAGGAGGAGGGGATGAAAACACAGACTCAGGATCAGGATCAGGTGTGAACACCAACACCCTTTCAAGCAAATTGGAAACGGAACCCCATCATAATCATTTTCAATCACAAGATTCTCCAATTAGTAGCCACCAACAACAACAAGATCAAGAGGTGCAGCTGGCAACTAGTGATGCCTCAAGAAAAGGGCCATCACCCCAACAAAAG AAAAAAGGAGCGAGTTCCACATCGGAGAAGGCAGTGGATGCAAAGGTGAAG ACACTGAGACggttggcacaaaacagagaagCTGCAAGGAAAAGCCGTCTGAGGAAAAAG GCTTATGTGCAGCAACTAGAGTGTAGCAGATTAAAGCTTACTCAGCTGGAAAAGGAGGTTGAAAGAGCAAGATCACAGGTagcaggaggaggaggaggaggaggaggaggaggaggagcaaTGATGTTCGACATGGAGTATGGAAGATGGCTGGAAGATGAAGAGAGGCAGATGGGGGAGGTGAGGAGGGGGCTGGAGGGGGGCATATCGGACGGGGAGATGAGAGTGATAGTGGAGAGTTACATGAGCCACTACGACGACCTGTTCAGGCTGAAGGCGGAGGGTGCCAAGTGGGACGTGTTCCACATCATGAATGGCACCTGGACATCCCCGGCAGAGCGGTGCTTCCTGTGGATGGGTGGTTTCAGGCCGTCAGACCTGGTGGGGTTGCTCATACACCACTTGGAGCCTCTTGCGGAGCAGCAGATCATAGCCATGTACGGACTGAGACACTCATCACAGCAGGCTGAAGACGCTCTTTCTCAGGGGCTTGAGCAGCTCCACCACTCTCTCCTCCACACCATCTCCCTCCCTCAGATGCTTGCTGCCATGGCCAAGCTTTCCAACCTTGAAGCTTTCCTCCTTCAGGCTGATCATCTCAGGCAGCAGACACTTCACCAATTCTGTCGATTTCTCACCATTCGTCAAGCAGCTCGCTGTTTCCTTGTCATTGGAGACTACTATGCTCGTCTTCGCGCCCTTAGTTCTCTTTGGGCCTCCAGGACCCTCATCAACCATCACGATAACTCAACCATGGACTTGCAAACCCTTCAACCTTCTCCGCAAAATCATCTCTCTAATTTCTGA
- the LOC112736375 gene encoding transcription factor TGA2.2 isoform X2: MASQRIGGDTGLSESLITSHHHASTHGVLHGINTPSSILMNEEGAFDFGELEEAIVLQGIKTRNDEEAKASSLFITGRPAATLEMFPSWPIRFHQTSRGGCKSGGGDENTDSGSGSGVNTNTLSSKLETEPHHNHFQSQDSPISSHQQQQDQEVQLATSDASRKGPSPQQKKKGASSTSEKAVDAKTLRRLAQNREAARKSRLRKKAYVQQLECSRLKLTQLEKEVERARSQVAGGGGGGGGGGGAMMFDMEYGRWLEDEERQMGEVRRGLEGGISDGEMRVIVESYMSHYDDLFRLKAEGAKWDVFHIMNGTWTSPAERCFLWMGGFRPSDLVGLLIHHLEPLAEQQIIAMYGLRHSSQQAEDALSQGLEQLHHSLLHTISLPQMLAAMAKLSNLEAFLLQADHLRQQTLHQFCRFLTIRQAARCFLVIGDYYARLRALSSLWASRTLINHHDNSTMDLQTLQPSPQNHLSNF, from the exons ATGGCGAGCCAAAGAATAGGAGGAGACACTGGTTTATCAGAGTCACTGATCACAAGTCATCACCATGCCTCTACTCATGGAGTTCTTCATGGAATCAACACCCCATCATCAATCTTAAT GAATGAAGAGGGAGCGTTTGATTTTGGAGAGCTGGAAGAGGCAATTGTTCTGCAAGGAATCAAGACTAGAAATGATGAAGAAGCCAAAGCATCAT CTTTATTCATCACAGGGAGGCCTGCAGCAACACTGGAAATGTTCCCTTCATGGCCAATCAGATTCCACCAAACCTCAAGA GGAGGTTGCAAGTCAGGAGGAGGGGATGAAAACACAGACTCAGGATCAGGATCAGGTGTGAACACCAACACCCTTTCAAGCAAATTGGAAACGGAACCCCATCATAATCATTTTCAATCACAAGATTCTCCAATTAGTAGCCACCAACAACAACAAGATCAAGAGGTGCAGCTGGCAACTAGTGATGCCTCAAGAAAAGGGCCATCACCCCAACAAAAG AAAAAAGGAGCGAGTTCCACATCGGAGAAGGCAGTGGATGCAAAG ACACTGAGACggttggcacaaaacagagaagCTGCAAGGAAAAGCCGTCTGAGGAAAAAG GCTTATGTGCAGCAACTAGAGTGTAGCAGATTAAAGCTTACTCAGCTGGAAAAGGAGGTTGAAAGAGCAAGATCACAGGTagcaggaggaggaggaggaggaggaggaggaggaggagcaaTGATGTTCGACATGGAGTATGGAAGATGGCTGGAAGATGAAGAGAGGCAGATGGGGGAGGTGAGGAGGGGGCTGGAGGGGGGCATATCGGACGGGGAGATGAGAGTGATAGTGGAGAGTTACATGAGCCACTACGACGACCTGTTCAGGCTGAAGGCGGAGGGTGCCAAGTGGGACGTGTTCCACATCATGAATGGCACCTGGACATCCCCGGCAGAGCGGTGCTTCCTGTGGATGGGTGGTTTCAGGCCGTCAGACCTGGTGGGGTTGCTCATACACCACTTGGAGCCTCTTGCGGAGCAGCAGATCATAGCCATGTACGGACTGAGACACTCATCACAGCAGGCTGAAGACGCTCTTTCTCAGGGGCTTGAGCAGCTCCACCACTCTCTCCTCCACACCATCTCCCTCCCTCAGATGCTTGCTGCCATGGCCAAGCTTTCCAACCTTGAAGCTTTCCTCCTTCAGGCTGATCATCTCAGGCAGCAGACACTTCACCAATTCTGTCGATTTCTCACCATTCGTCAAGCAGCTCGCTGTTTCCTTGTCATTGGAGACTACTATGCTCGTCTTCGCGCCCTTAGTTCTCTTTGGGCCTCCAGGACCCTCATCAACCATCACGATAACTCAACCATGGACTTGCAAACCCTTCAACCTTCTCCGCAAAATCATCTCTCTAATTTCTGA
- the LOC112736375 gene encoding transcription factor TGA2.2 isoform X4 — translation MFPSWPIRFHQTSRGGCKSGGGDENTDSGSGSGVNTNTLSSKLETEPHHNHFQSQDSPISSHQQQQDQEVQLATSDASRKGPSPQQKKKGASSTSEKAVDAKVKTLRRLAQNREAARKSRLRKKAYVQQLECSRLKLTQLEKEVERARSQVAGGGGGGGGGGGAMMFDMEYGRWLEDEERQMGEVRRGLEGGISDGEMRVIVESYMSHYDDLFRLKAEGAKWDVFHIMNGTWTSPAERCFLWMGGFRPSDLVGLLIHHLEPLAEQQIIAMYGLRHSSQQAEDALSQGLEQLHHSLLHTISLPQMLAAMAKLSNLEAFLLQADHLRQQTLHQFCRFLTIRQAARCFLVIGDYYARLRALSSLWASRTLINHHDNSTMDLQTLQPSPQNHLSNF, via the exons ATGTTCCCTTCATGGCCAATCAGATTCCACCAAACCTCAAGA GGAGGTTGCAAGTCAGGAGGAGGGGATGAAAACACAGACTCAGGATCAGGATCAGGTGTGAACACCAACACCCTTTCAAGCAAATTGGAAACGGAACCCCATCATAATCATTTTCAATCACAAGATTCTCCAATTAGTAGCCACCAACAACAACAAGATCAAGAGGTGCAGCTGGCAACTAGTGATGCCTCAAGAAAAGGGCCATCACCCCAACAAAAG AAAAAAGGAGCGAGTTCCACATCGGAGAAGGCAGTGGATGCAAAGGTGAAG ACACTGAGACggttggcacaaaacagagaagCTGCAAGGAAAAGCCGTCTGAGGAAAAAG GCTTATGTGCAGCAACTAGAGTGTAGCAGATTAAAGCTTACTCAGCTGGAAAAGGAGGTTGAAAGAGCAAGATCACAGGTagcaggaggaggaggaggaggaggaggaggaggaggagcaaTGATGTTCGACATGGAGTATGGAAGATGGCTGGAAGATGAAGAGAGGCAGATGGGGGAGGTGAGGAGGGGGCTGGAGGGGGGCATATCGGACGGGGAGATGAGAGTGATAGTGGAGAGTTACATGAGCCACTACGACGACCTGTTCAGGCTGAAGGCGGAGGGTGCCAAGTGGGACGTGTTCCACATCATGAATGGCACCTGGACATCCCCGGCAGAGCGGTGCTTCCTGTGGATGGGTGGTTTCAGGCCGTCAGACCTGGTGGGGTTGCTCATACACCACTTGGAGCCTCTTGCGGAGCAGCAGATCATAGCCATGTACGGACTGAGACACTCATCACAGCAGGCTGAAGACGCTCTTTCTCAGGGGCTTGAGCAGCTCCACCACTCTCTCCTCCACACCATCTCCCTCCCTCAGATGCTTGCTGCCATGGCCAAGCTTTCCAACCTTGAAGCTTTCCTCCTTCAGGCTGATCATCTCAGGCAGCAGACACTTCACCAATTCTGTCGATTTCTCACCATTCGTCAAGCAGCTCGCTGTTTCCTTGTCATTGGAGACTACTATGCTCGTCTTCGCGCCCTTAGTTCTCTTTGGGCCTCCAGGACCCTCATCAACCATCACGATAACTCAACCATGGACTTGCAAACCCTTCAACCTTCTCCGCAAAATCATCTCTCTAATTTCTGA
- the LOC112736375 gene encoding transcription factor TGA2.2 isoform X5 — translation MASQRIGGDTGLSESLITSHHHASTHGVLHGINTPSSILMNEEGAFDFGELEEAIVLQGIKTRNDEEAKASWRPAATLEMFPSWPIRFHQTSRGGCKSGGGDENTDSGSGSGVNTNTLSSKLETEPHHNHFQSQDSPISSHQQQQDQEVQLATSDASRKGPSPQQKKKGASSTSEKAVDAKTLRRLAQNREAARKSRLRKKAYVQQLECSRLKLTQLEKEVERARSQVAGGGGGGGGGGGAMMFDMEYGRWLEDEERQMGEVRRGLEGGISDGEMRVIVESYMSHYDDLFRLKAEGAKWDVFHIMNGTWTSPAERCFLWMGGFRPSDLVGLLIHHLEPLAEQQIIAMYGLRHSSQQAEDALSQGLEQLHHSLLHTISLPQMLAAMAKLSNLEAFLLQADHLRQQTLHQFCRFLTIRQAARCFLVIGDYYARLRALSSLWASRTLINHHDNSTMDLQTLQPSPQNHLSNF, via the exons ATGGCGAGCCAAAGAATAGGAGGAGACACTGGTTTATCAGAGTCACTGATCACAAGTCATCACCATGCCTCTACTCATGGAGTTCTTCATGGAATCAACACCCCATCATCAATCTTAAT GAATGAAGAGGGAGCGTTTGATTTTGGAGAGCTGGAAGAGGCAATTGTTCTGCAAGGAATCAAGACTAGAAATGATGAAGAAGCCAAAGCATCAT GGAGGCCTGCAGCAACACTGGAAATGTTCCCTTCATGGCCAATCAGATTCCACCAAACCTCAAGA GGAGGTTGCAAGTCAGGAGGAGGGGATGAAAACACAGACTCAGGATCAGGATCAGGTGTGAACACCAACACCCTTTCAAGCAAATTGGAAACGGAACCCCATCATAATCATTTTCAATCACAAGATTCTCCAATTAGTAGCCACCAACAACAACAAGATCAAGAGGTGCAGCTGGCAACTAGTGATGCCTCAAGAAAAGGGCCATCACCCCAACAAAAG AAAAAAGGAGCGAGTTCCACATCGGAGAAGGCAGTGGATGCAAAG ACACTGAGACggttggcacaaaacagagaagCTGCAAGGAAAAGCCGTCTGAGGAAAAAG GCTTATGTGCAGCAACTAGAGTGTAGCAGATTAAAGCTTACTCAGCTGGAAAAGGAGGTTGAAAGAGCAAGATCACAGGTagcaggaggaggaggaggaggaggaggaggaggaggagcaaTGATGTTCGACATGGAGTATGGAAGATGGCTGGAAGATGAAGAGAGGCAGATGGGGGAGGTGAGGAGGGGGCTGGAGGGGGGCATATCGGACGGGGAGATGAGAGTGATAGTGGAGAGTTACATGAGCCACTACGACGACCTGTTCAGGCTGAAGGCGGAGGGTGCCAAGTGGGACGTGTTCCACATCATGAATGGCACCTGGACATCCCCGGCAGAGCGGTGCTTCCTGTGGATGGGTGGTTTCAGGCCGTCAGACCTGGTGGGGTTGCTCATACACCACTTGGAGCCTCTTGCGGAGCAGCAGATCATAGCCATGTACGGACTGAGACACTCATCACAGCAGGCTGAAGACGCTCTTTCTCAGGGGCTTGAGCAGCTCCACCACTCTCTCCTCCACACCATCTCCCTCCCTCAGATGCTTGCTGCCATGGCCAAGCTTTCCAACCTTGAAGCTTTCCTCCTTCAGGCTGATCATCTCAGGCAGCAGACACTTCACCAATTCTGTCGATTTCTCACCATTCGTCAAGCAGCTCGCTGTTTCCTTGTCATTGGAGACTACTATGCTCGTCTTCGCGCCCTTAGTTCTCTTTGGGCCTCCAGGACCCTCATCAACCATCACGATAACTCAACCATGGACTTGCAAACCCTTCAACCTTCTCCGCAAAATCATCTCTCTAATTTCTGA
- the LOC112736375 gene encoding transcription factor TGA2.2 isoform X3, translating to MASQRIGGDTGLSESLITSHHHASTHGVLHGINTPSSILMNEEGAFDFGELEEAIVLQGIKTRNDEEAKASWRPAATLEMFPSWPIRFHQTSRGGCKSGGGDENTDSGSGSGVNTNTLSSKLETEPHHNHFQSQDSPISSHQQQQDQEVQLATSDASRKGPSPQQKKKGASSTSEKAVDAKVKTLRRLAQNREAARKSRLRKKAYVQQLECSRLKLTQLEKEVERARSQVAGGGGGGGGGGGAMMFDMEYGRWLEDEERQMGEVRRGLEGGISDGEMRVIVESYMSHYDDLFRLKAEGAKWDVFHIMNGTWTSPAERCFLWMGGFRPSDLVGLLIHHLEPLAEQQIIAMYGLRHSSQQAEDALSQGLEQLHHSLLHTISLPQMLAAMAKLSNLEAFLLQADHLRQQTLHQFCRFLTIRQAARCFLVIGDYYARLRALSSLWASRTLINHHDNSTMDLQTLQPSPQNHLSNF from the exons ATGGCGAGCCAAAGAATAGGAGGAGACACTGGTTTATCAGAGTCACTGATCACAAGTCATCACCATGCCTCTACTCATGGAGTTCTTCATGGAATCAACACCCCATCATCAATCTTAAT GAATGAAGAGGGAGCGTTTGATTTTGGAGAGCTGGAAGAGGCAATTGTTCTGCAAGGAATCAAGACTAGAAATGATGAAGAAGCCAAAGCATCAT GGAGGCCTGCAGCAACACTGGAAATGTTCCCTTCATGGCCAATCAGATTCCACCAAACCTCAAGA GGAGGTTGCAAGTCAGGAGGAGGGGATGAAAACACAGACTCAGGATCAGGATCAGGTGTGAACACCAACACCCTTTCAAGCAAATTGGAAACGGAACCCCATCATAATCATTTTCAATCACAAGATTCTCCAATTAGTAGCCACCAACAACAACAAGATCAAGAGGTGCAGCTGGCAACTAGTGATGCCTCAAGAAAAGGGCCATCACCCCAACAAAAG AAAAAAGGAGCGAGTTCCACATCGGAGAAGGCAGTGGATGCAAAGGTGAAG ACACTGAGACggttggcacaaaacagagaagCTGCAAGGAAAAGCCGTCTGAGGAAAAAG GCTTATGTGCAGCAACTAGAGTGTAGCAGATTAAAGCTTACTCAGCTGGAAAAGGAGGTTGAAAGAGCAAGATCACAGGTagcaggaggaggaggaggaggaggaggaggaggaggagcaaTGATGTTCGACATGGAGTATGGAAGATGGCTGGAAGATGAAGAGAGGCAGATGGGGGAGGTGAGGAGGGGGCTGGAGGGGGGCATATCGGACGGGGAGATGAGAGTGATAGTGGAGAGTTACATGAGCCACTACGACGACCTGTTCAGGCTGAAGGCGGAGGGTGCCAAGTGGGACGTGTTCCACATCATGAATGGCACCTGGACATCCCCGGCAGAGCGGTGCTTCCTGTGGATGGGTGGTTTCAGGCCGTCAGACCTGGTGGGGTTGCTCATACACCACTTGGAGCCTCTTGCGGAGCAGCAGATCATAGCCATGTACGGACTGAGACACTCATCACAGCAGGCTGAAGACGCTCTTTCTCAGGGGCTTGAGCAGCTCCACCACTCTCTCCTCCACACCATCTCCCTCCCTCAGATGCTTGCTGCCATGGCCAAGCTTTCCAACCTTGAAGCTTTCCTCCTTCAGGCTGATCATCTCAGGCAGCAGACACTTCACCAATTCTGTCGATTTCTCACCATTCGTCAAGCAGCTCGCTGTTTCCTTGTCATTGGAGACTACTATGCTCGTCTTCGCGCCCTTAGTTCTCTTTGGGCCTCCAGGACCCTCATCAACCATCACGATAACTCAACCATGGACTTGCAAACCCTTCAACCTTCTCCGCAAAATCATCTCTCTAATTTCTGA
- the LOC112736376 gene encoding F-box/LRR-repeat protein At1g67190 translates to MDQLPVEVIGNILSHLRAARDVVIASATCKKWRQACCKHLHTLSFSSNDWPLYRDLTTSRLEILITQTIFQTSGLQALSILMEDVDEFSASTVIAWLMYTRETLRHLYYNVKTTPNVNILELCGRHKLEILDLAHNSISGVEPNYQRFPCLKSLSLSYVSISALDLNLLVSACPKIEALELVNPEIAMSDAQVTVELSSSTLKSVYVEAISLDKFILEADGIECLHLKDCALEVFELIGKGTLKHFKIDDVSVIHLDIGETVENLEIVDISNFTIIWPKFYQMISKSSNLKRLRLWDVMFDDEDEVVDVETIATCFPQLSHLSLSYDVRDGALHYGLQGSSCLENVVVLELGWTVINSLFSHWVEGLLKRCPNLKKLIIHGVVSEAKSEEECLILANFTTSMIELMRRYTHVDPHFKYE, encoded by the coding sequence ATGGATCAGCTTCCTGTGGAAGTGATTGGGAACATACTGTCGCACCTAAGGGCTGCAAGGGATGTAGTGATAGCCTCTGCGACCTGCAAGAAATGGAGACAAGCATGCTGCAAGCATCTCCACACCCTCTCCTTCAGCTCCAATGATTGGCCTCTCTACCGCGATTTGACCACCAGCCGCCTCGAGATTCTCATCACACAGACCATCTTCCAGACATCAGGATTGCAGGCACTCTCTATTCTCATGGAAGACGTCGACGAATTCTCCGCTTCTACTGTTATTGCTTGGCTCATGTACACCCGGGAAACCTTGAGGCACTTGTATTATAATGTCAAGACTACACCTAATGTTAACATTCTTGAACTCTGTGGCAGACACAAGCTGGAAATACTAGATCTGGCTCATAATTCCATCTCTGGGGTGGAGCCTAATTATCAGAggttcccttgtttgaaatcccTCTCATTGAGTTATGTCAGTATATCTGCCTTGGATCTTAATCTCTTGGTGTCAGCCTGCCCCAAGATTGAGGCTTTGGAACTCGTCAACCCGGAAATTGCAATGTCCGATGCTCAGGTAACGGTTGAGCTCAGCAGTTCAACTCTCAAGAGTGTGTATGTAGAAGCAATCAGTTTGGACAAGTTTATATTAGAGGCCGATGGTATTGAGTGCCTGCACTTGAAAGATTGTGCCCTTGAGGTCTTTGAATTGATTGGTAAGGGGACCTTGAAGCATTTTAAGATCGATGATGTTAGTGTTATCCATCTTGACATCGGCGAGACCGTTGAAAATCTTGAGATCGTAGATATCAGCAATTTCACAATCATATGGCCCAAATTCTACCAGATGATTTCGAAATCATCCAATTTGAAGAGGCTTCGACTCTGGGATGTGATGTTTGACGATGAGGATGAGGTTGTAGATGTAGAAACTATTGCCACATGCTTTCCGCAACTGAGCCATTTATCTTTGAGTTATGATGTAAGAGATGGAGCACTTCACTATGGTTTGCAAGGCTCTTCCTGTCTCGAGAATGTCGTTGTCTTAGAGCTCGGCTGGACTGTGATTAATAGTCTTTTCTCCCACTGGGTTGAGGGGTTGCTTAAGCGATGCCCGAATCTCAAGAAGTTGATCATTCATGGGGTTGTTTCTGAAGCTAAGTCTGAAGAAGAATGCCTCATCTTGGCAAATTTTACCACATCCATGATTGAGCTTATGAGGAGATACACACATGTAGATCCACATTTTAAGTATGAATGA